A part of Chloroflexota bacterium genomic DNA contains:
- a CDS encoding LCP family protein, with protein MRSQQTQANRVSRTNSRSNPKQKADPRRHRRQPPKPLEVVAVVILLSLICVLGFILISGFIASLNPSSVAASSSPTQNPVAALPTATPFQPGEGGEQANLPSEGDQTGEVLPSPTPTEDILEKPEGQINILLLGSDIRPDDGGFRTDVIMWVSLNPADEYVSIISFPRDLFVSIPGWGSNRINTAFQYGGFELLADTFEVNFGIRPDYYVMVDFNGFKAVINDLGGIDVYAAYNLSDTCATWINASGYCSVGPGLVHMNGEVALWYARSRHTTSDIDRARRAQEVGEAIFSRMVSLDALVRAPELFNSYINYVQTDIGLSEVVSLLPFASKINENGDIRNYVVNYNYAYDWTTTAGAQVLVPDYYAIESLLIEALSLR; from the coding sequence ATGCGCTCACAACAGACACAAGCAAATCGAGTATCCCGGACAAATTCGCGGTCCAACCCAAAACAGAAGGCTGATCCCCGCCGCCACAGAAGGCAGCCGCCCAAACCATTAGAAGTCGTGGCCGTTGTTATTTTATTGTCCCTGATCTGCGTCCTGGGCTTTATTCTGATTAGCGGCTTCATTGCCAGCCTGAACCCCTCCTCGGTTGCAGCTTCATCAAGCCCAACTCAGAACCCCGTCGCAGCCCTGCCGACTGCCACACCTTTCCAACCTGGTGAGGGTGGCGAACAGGCGAACCTTCCCAGCGAAGGCGATCAGACGGGCGAAGTCCTCCCGTCGCCCACCCCCACGGAAGATATCCTCGAAAAACCTGAAGGGCAGATCAATATCCTGCTCCTTGGCTCGGATATCCGCCCGGATGATGGCGGCTTCCGCACCGATGTCATCATGTGGGTTTCGTTGAACCCCGCAGATGAATATGTCAGCATTATCTCCTTCCCCCGGGACCTGTTCGTGAGCATTCCTGGCTGGGGCAGCAACCGGATCAACACCGCCTTCCAATATGGCGGCTTTGAACTGCTGGCCGACACCTTCGAAGTCAATTTTGGCATCCGGCCGGATTATTACGTGATGGTCGATTTCAATGGCTTCAAAGCGGTGATCAACGATCTGGGCGGCATTGATGTCTATGCGGCCTATAACCTCTCCGACACCTGCGCCACTTGGATCAATGCCAGCGGCTATTGCAGTGTTGGACCCGGCTTGGTCCATATGAACGGCGAGGTCGCTCTCTGGTATGCTCGTTCCCGTCACACCACCAGTGATATCGACCGCGCCCGCCGGGCACAGGAAGTGGGCGAAGCGATCTTCAGCCGAATGGTCAGCCTGGACGCCCTGGTGCGGGCACCGGAACTCTTCAACTCTTATATCAATTATGTCCAGACGGATATCGGCCTGAGTGAAGTCGTCTCCCTGCTGCCATTTGCCAGCAAGATCAACGAGAACGGCGACATCCGCAATTACGTTGTGAATTACAACTATGCCTATGACTGGACGACCACTGCCGGTGCGCAGGTGCTGGTCCCGGATTATTACGCAATTGAGTCCCTGCTGATTGAA